Below is a window of Halomonas sp. Bachu 37 DNA.
GTGGTAATCACCAGACCCTTGGGCTGGCGACGCACGCCGAGCACGGCGGAAAAGTCGATCTGCGCCATCATGGGTAAGATCATCGCCCAGATCAGAATGGCGACCGGGATCGATACTTGGGCGACTTCGAAGCGTGACAGTGTATCGGGTACTGCTGGAGCAAACTGACCGAGCAATACCCCAGCCACGATAGCTAACGCCACCCAAAGTGACAGGTAACGCTCGAAAAGGCCCATGCCTTCGGATAATCGCTGTTTCTCGCGCTGCTGGTTCATTTATTCCCCTGCCTTCTGATTGGTAGAAGCGGTATGAATTTCAAACGGCATGATTTTCGTGTTCTAAGATATATGGATAATCATATATGTTCAATATCATGCTTGCGGAGTTTGCCTTTTCTAATATCTGGCAGGGCGAGGTGCTGCTTCATCACATGGCGGGTGACCAGTTCGAGAGTCATAGCGCCGGCACCCATCCCGATGAGCCTCATGCGCTCACGCTGGAAGCCCTTGCCAAGCAGGGGCTTCCAACACATGGTGGCCAACGAAGTGCGTGCATTGGCAACGCGCAGTGCCAGTGTCGCCAATGATATTAGAACGCGAATCGAGGCGTCTCGCGAGAGCGTCCAGCAAGGCAGTGCACTGTCGTACCGGGCAGGTGAACATACCCGTGCCCTCATGCAGGCAGCAGACAACGTCATGTGACAATGGCTCAGATTGCGCAGGCTAGCGAAGAGCAGCGTCGGGGTATTGAGGCGGTGAATCTGGCGGTAGCTCAAATCGATACCACCACGCAGCACACCATGCGGTTGGTCAACGGGGCAGTCCGAAGCGCGAAAGGGTTGACTCAGGAGGCATCGCAGATGCGGGAGCTGCCGGTCAATTCATCGTTGCCGAGGAGCTAGCTTATTCTGCTCATGATGGCGAACGTACTTCTCAGACCAGCGAGCAGCATCCCGATTGGGAGCGCTTGAGTTACGGTGGTGTGCCCAATGAGGATAACGCGGGATTTGGCGGTGAGAAGCGCCGATTGCTGCGTTATAGCTGAGAGAAGCTGGAAGACCAGGCGCCTTCCCTGATGTGAAGGCGCTGGTCGGTGCCATCAATTAATCCATCAGCTCAACGGCAACTGCTGTTGCCTCGCCGCCGCCGATGCACAAGCTGGCGATACCACGCTTGCCACCCTTGGTGCGTAAAGCGTGAATGAGTGTGGCAATGATGCGCGAACCGGTCGAGCCAATGGGGTGGCCCTGGGCGCAGGCGCCACCGAACACGTTGACCTTGTCGTGGGGAATATCGAGGCCGTCGATGGCCAGTAGGGTCACTACGGCAAAGGCTTCGTTGATCTCGAACAGATCCACATCGCCGACACTCCAGTCGAGCTTTTTCAGCAGCTTTTCGATGGCGCCCACCGGGGCGACGGTGAATTCACTGGGATGCAGAGAATGAGTGCTATGGCCCAGCATCCGGGCCAGCGGCTTGAGGCCATGCCTATCCGCGGTGGCCTGGCTCGTCAGTATCAGGGCGGAAGCGCCATCGGATATCGAGCTTGCGTTGGCGGCGGTGATCGTACCGTCCTTGGCAAAGGCCGGGCGCAGACTTCGGATCTTGTCCAGTTTGGCCTGGAACGGTTGCTCGTCGTGCTCGACTCGCGTTTCACCCTTGCGGTCGGTCACGGTGACTGGTGCCATTTCGGCGTCCAGGTGGCCGGCATTGGTCGCTTCCATGGCTCGCTCAAGAGAAGCAATGGCGAAGTCATCCAGCCGCTCGCGCGTGTAGCCGCGCTCCGTGGCGATATCCTGGGCAAATACCCCCATCAACTTGCCGGTTTCGGCGTCTTCCAGGCCGTCCAGGAACATGTGATCCTTTAACTCGCCATGGCCGAGACGATAGCCTCCACGGGCTTTCGTCAACATGTGGGGAGCATTGGACATGGACTCCATGCCCCCAGCCAGCAGGATTTCGCCGCTGCCTGCCTTGAGAACATCATGCGCGAGCATGGTTGCTTTCATGCCCGAGCCACATAGCTTGTTGATGGTGGTAGCGCCCGCTCCGTCGGGAATGCCGGCCTGGCGCATGGCCTGGCGTGCCGGCCCCTGCTTGACGCCGCCGGGCAATACGCAGCCCATGATACCTTCATCGATACTGGCGGCATCGATTCCGGCGCGTTCGATTGCGGCCTTGATGGCTACCGCACCGAGTTGAGGAGCGGTCATGCTGGCCAGGCTGCCCATCATTCCACCCATCGGGGTGCGTGCAGCAGCCAGGAAAACGATATCGGTTGGTGTGGTCATGGTGGTCTCCAGAGAGATTGTTATGCTTGTTCGTGAGGGTGGTCGAGGCGTTGACCCGCTGTCGGTGCTGTGGTCTGCTCAAGCATAACCAAGCAAGCGCTAGTGTAAACGCCTATGAATGTAATGAATGCATCTCCACGTCGC
It encodes the following:
- a CDS encoding acetyl-CoA C-acyltransferase, whose protein sequence is MTTPTDIVFLAAARTPMGGMMGSLASMTAPQLGAVAIKAAIERAGIDAASIDEGIMGCVLPGGVKQGPARQAMRQAGIPDGAGATTINKLCGSGMKATMLAHDVLKAGSGEILLAGGMESMSNAPHMLTKARGGYRLGHGELKDHMFLDGLEDAETGKLMGVFAQDIATERGYTRERLDDFAIASLERAMEATNAGHLDAEMAPVTVTDRKGETRVEHDEQPFQAKLDKIRSLRPAFAKDGTITAANASSISDGASALILTSQATADRHGLKPLARMLGHSTHSLHPSEFTVAPVGAIEKLLKKLDWSVGDVDLFEINEAFAVVTLLAIDGLDIPHDKVNVFGGACAQGHPIGSTGSRIIATLIHALRTKGGKRGIASLCIGGGEATAVAVELMD